A genome region from Eremothecium cymbalariae DBVPG#7215 chromosome 4, complete sequence includes the following:
- the PKH3 gene encoding protein kinase PKH3 (similar to Ashbya gossypii AFR377C), giving the protein MSRKSPQDFIFREELGHGSYSTVYRVTDKSNQHPYAIKICSKKHIIGENKVKYVTIEKNTLNVLGRANHPGIIKLYYTFHDLENLYFVLDLAPGGELLQLLRRYGTFSETWARHFMCQLLDTVEYIHSMSVIHRDLKPENVLLDKEGRLMITDFGAACTLEGPAGALAAGSEGVEAKETSATSFVGTAEYVSPELLLKNKCYHSSDIWALGCMMFQFMQGTPPFRGNNELETFEKIVRLDYRWRSQVNPLIVDLVSKILVLDSAQRYSIDQIKQHRWFAGIDWTDKDRIWRGVWKLPQPINGTRQAMKQRSLDPPLNNIPVAIQRKKKHTKINTTSSIVQWRKMLGLNDSSINPKSPLGTNGLPQPHTPTSAAVMMDPNPKMSSIHRSPSKPVVRSGSSTVLRNGLNPPRPEATAVPVVTPHKPLQKSPASCSTTIVPPDNVMKQDWVEIYEMKYDPNVKNLTFDSFSEVNDSLIQKFIYGQSSELHSVSKLCLLWVDNSGNLSYVYKNAVYPISYIADPHLSVYNYQFTTAKNEGYLILEKYRQKLWVIFFRNNLPPGAGNISANEQWSECFLKFKNNLDENELSNRLRKASVSSGRSTRSTPSKKENIFSEATIGFTPPSSAPSIKENPIPLPKGKIVVKQNVNSNKQIKVKSDVNKMQRNGYKCNQADDMVLSSSRYEVLNAVKHDNTKKGVATSGASAAFKNLRVNDRQ; this is encoded by the coding sequence ATGTCGAGGAAGTCACCGCAGGACTTCATCTTCAGGGAGGAGTTGGGTCATGGTTCTTATTCTACTGTGTATAGGGTGACGGACAAGTCCAATCAACACCCGTATGCAATCAAAATTTGTTCCAAAAAACATATCATTGGGGAGAACAAGGTAAAGTATGTTACAATTGAGAAGAATACTCTAAATGTGTTGGGACGTGCGAACCATCCGGGGATCATCAAATTGTATTATACGTTTCATGACTTGGAGAATCTGTATTTTGTGTTAGATCTTGCTCCCGGTGGCGAGTTGCTGCAGTTGTTAAGGAGATATGGAACATTCAGTGAGACGTGGGCACGTCATTTTATGTGTCAGCTGCTTGATACGGTAGAGTATATCCACTCCATGAGCGTTATCCACCGAGATCTTAAGCCTGAGAACGTCTTGCTTGATAAGGAAGGTAGGCTTATGATCACCGACTTTGGAGCTGCTTGCACTTTGGAAGGCCCTGCTGGTGCGCTGGCAGCTGGTTCAGAGGGGGTAGAGGCGAAGGAGACAAGCGCTACGTCATTTGTGGGCACAGCTGAGTATGTGTCACCAGAGCTGTTGCTGAAAAACAAGTGTTATCATAGCTCCGATATATGGGCGTTAGGATGTATGATGTTCCAATTCATGCAAGGAACGCCTCCATTTCGAGGAAATAATGAGCTTGAAACCTTTGAAAAGATAGTGCGACTAGACTACCGTTGGCGTTCGCAGGTCAATCCGCTGATTGTAGATCTTGTGTCTAAAATATTGGTGTTAGACTCTGCTCAGAGGTACAGTATCGATCAAATTAAGCAGCACAGATGGTTTGCAGGCATAGATTGGACTGATAAAGACAGAATATGGAGAGGTGTTTGGAAGCTACCTCAACCTATAAACGGTACCAGGCAAGCAATGAAACAACGCTCTTTGGATCCCCCATTGAACAACATCCCGGTAGCcattcaaagaaagaagaagcacACCAAGATCAATACAACTTCCAGCATTGTACAATGGAGAAAGATGCTAGGCCTTAACGATAGTAGCATCAACCCCAAGTCACCTCTAGGTACCAATGGTTTGCCCCAACCACATACACCCACGTCAGCCGCTGTTATGATGGATCCGAATCCTAAAATGTCTTCCATACATCGTAGCCCTTCGAAGCCAGTTGTGCGATCTGGTTCATCAACTGTTTTAAGGAATGGATTGAACCCACCAAGACCTGAGGCAACGGCGGTCCCTGTTGTAACGCCCCATAAACCTCTGCAGAAATCACCTGCATCTTGTTCTACAACTATAGTACCTCCAGATAATGTTATGAAACAGGATTGGGTAGAGATATACGAAATGAAGTATGATCCTAATGTTAAGAATTTGACGTTTGATTCCTTTTCTGAGGTTAATGATTCTCTCATTCAAAAGTTCATATATGGGCAGTCTTCAGAACTCCATTCTGTATCGAAGTTATGTTTACTATGGGTCGATAACTCTGGAAATCTGTCATATGTCTATAAAAATGCGGTCTACCCCATCTCCTATATTGCAGACCCTCATTTATCGGTATATAATTACCAATTTACTACCGCCAAAAACGAGGGTTATCTAATACTTGAAAAGTACAGACAGAAGCTATGGGTCATTTTTTTCAGAAATAACCTACCACCTGGGGCGGGAAATATCAGTGCTAATGAACAATGGTCAGAATGTTTCTTAAAGTTTAAGAATAATCTAGATGAAAATGAGCTATCCAACAGACTTCGGAAAGCATCTGTCTCTAGTGGTCGTAGCACCAGGTCTACGccttcaaagaaagaaaatatattttctgaAGCGACTATTGGGTTCACACCACCTTCTTCAGCGCCTTCTATCAAAGAGAACCCTATTCCTCTACCGAAAGGCAAAATTGTGGTAAAACAGAACGTCAATTCGAATAAACAAATTAAAGTGAAAAGCGATGTAAATAAAATGCAGCGAAATGGATACAAATGTAACCAAGCTGATGATATGGTCCTTTCCAGTAGTAGATATGAGGTTCTTAATGCAGTGAAACATGACAACACAAAGAAAGGCGTGGCCACCTCCGGCGCTAGTGCAGCCTTCAAGAATTTGCGAGTGAACGACAGACAATAA
- the YIP1 gene encoding transporter YIP1 (similar to Ashbya gossypii AAL135C) has product MSYYNQQLGANGRFYQPSQQFQFPQGAMSFDPSGSSSSPSGNPANFTNEQLPNGILNALSTRGYSYEPPFLEELGINFNHILSKTKFVLTPTKSVNLPLEIFNDTDLSGPLLFCLIFGTMLLTAGKVHFGYIYGVALFGSLSLYQLLKLMSNQRPSLSAATATSVSSSVTQGPTVSSPPSPSLNSNSVSFLKTASILGYSFLPLCFLATIGVFISLDNWFGYILSLVFVVWCTWSSSGFFTYYLQLHNVRVLIAYPLLIFYSVFALMAIFV; this is encoded by the coding sequence ATGTCATACTATAATCAACAGCTTGGTGCCAATGGTAGGTTTTACCAACCCTCTCAACAGTTCCAGTTTCCCCAAGGTGCAATGTCATTTGATCCCTCCGGATCTTCATCGTCGCCTTCTGGTAACCCAGCAAACTTTACCAATGAACAGCTTCCCAATGGCATCCTGAATGCTTTATCTACGCGAGGATACTCATACGAACCTCCATTTCTCGAAGAATTAGGTATCAACTTCAATCATATACTCTCAAAGACGAAATTTGTACTTACACCTACAAAGTCTGTTAACCTTCCTCTCGAGATTTTCAACGATACCGATCTTTCTGGTCCACTTCTCTTTTGTCTGATTTTCGGCACTATGCTTTTGACTGCTGGCAAGGTTCATTTtgggtatatatatggtgTCGCTCTCTTTGgttctctttctctctaCCAGCTTCTAAAGCTCATGAGCAACCAGAGACCTAGCCTGTCGGCTGCTACAGCGACTTCCGTGTCATCCTCTGTTACACAAGGACCTACAGTCTCCTCTCCTCCGTCGCCCAGCCTAAACTCCAACTCTGTTTCTTTCTTAAAAACCGCATCAATCCTCGGCTACTCGTTTTTGCCTCTATGCTTTCTAGCCACCATCGGCGTCTTTATTTCTCTCGATAACTGGTTCGGCTACATCCTCAGCCTGGTATTCGTTGTCTGGTGTACCTGGTCATCATCCGGCTTCTTCACTTACTACTTACAGCTTCATAACGTTAGAGTGTTGATTGCATACCCGCTACTGATTTTCTATAGCGTCTTTGCCTTGATGGCCATCTTTGTCTAA
- the UGO1 gene encoding mitofusin complex protein UGO1 (similar to Ashbya gossypii AFR373W), with translation MDDLNGSSQLRPYYDAGSFNAGYSAVFKPDYGVVDPNGFNIASKLNVVTQQGLKKYGKRIGGDRKMLSELTTGIKARFGGIGSEYGDGNVNEKVIKSLGSLEWADICNYRIWRSVFNRLLQEFLKKYFQHLIQLPFDTARLLLQVGKFDAAGMSSNKRAGHRIDGSSNDLDSGDEDIDYFPTVGVHNDNGRWGSRTEPSEIVASSSQQIAPSSLHTMEILNSIMDKEGTKGVWRANNTVFIYNFLSESLDAWFTGLLSPFLHVPDPYFIDIIHSPDIQKSVILTLAAGVFTGLVLLPLDLIKTRLTIGQIGNGQERSLRCLVRKWSWRDYFKSLPGEMVVLNMTNSLVGRAFKELTSILLYQKYNIDRFSSRIIYHTLDFISNCIQLFFKLPVEALLRRCQVKYLLDEDTPFHISPQDLIIKPRSYRNIFVTFRNYDTIAELWRGWRIGLMGVICGHGLRLIELQNVVTEEEEKF, from the coding sequence ATGGATGATCTTAATGGTAGTTCGCAGCTAAGGCCGTATTATGATGCGGGCTCATTCAACGCAGGATATTCGGCTGTTTTCAAGCCAGACTATGGTGTGGTTGATCCGAATGGGTTCAATATTGCATCTAAGTTGAATGTGGTGACGCAGCAAGGGCTTAAGAAGTATGGAAAACGAATTGGAGGTGATCGGAAGATGCTAAGTGAATTAACTACTGGTATTAAGGCGCGTTTTGGTGGTATTGGGTCCGAATACGGCGATGGGAATGTGAACGAGAAGGTTATCAAGTCTTTGGGCAGTCTGGAGTGGGCCGATATATGCAATTACAGAATTTGGAGGAGTGTATTCAACCGTTTGCTgcaggaatttttgaagaagtacTTTCAGCATTTAATTCAGCTCCCATTTGATACAGCGAGGTTATTGTTGCAGGTTGGTAAGTTTGATGCAGCTGGGATGTCGTCGAATAAGAGGGCTGGTCATAGGATAGATGGGTCTTCGAATGATTTGGATAGtggtgatgaagatattgattATTTCCCAACGGTTGGGGTTCATAACGACAACGGAAGATGGGGCTCTCGGACGGAACCTTCAGAAATAGTGGCATCCTCTAGCCAGCAGATTGCACCATCTTCTTTACACACGAtggaaattttaaataGCATTATGGATAAAGAAGGTACGAAAGGTGTGTGGAGAGCTAACAACACAGTATTCATCTACAACTTTCTCTCGGAGTCGTTGGATGCATGGTTCACAGGACTGCTCTCTCCCTTCCTACATGTCCCAGACCCTTACTTTATTGACATTATTCATTCTCCTGATATACAAAAGTCTGTTATACTAACGTTAGCGGCCGGTGTTTTTACAGGCCTAGTGTTGCTCCCATTAGATTTGATCAAAACTAGGCTAACTATTGGTCAAATAGGAAACGGCCAAGAGAGGTCGCTACGGTGTCTAGTCAGAAAGTGGTCATGGAGAGACTATTTCAAGTCGTTGCCAGGTGAAATGGTTGTTCTAAATATGACAAATTCGTTGGTAGGAAGAGCTTTCAAGGAATTGACTAGTATACTGCTGTATCAAAAATACAACATCGACAGGTTTTCAAGCCGTATAATCTACCACACTTTAGATTTCATATCCAATTGTATTCAGCTCTTCTTTAAATTACCGGTAGAGGCACTTTTGAGGCGCTGTCAAGTGAAATACTTACTGGATGAAGACACACCATTCCATATAAGCCCACAGGATTTGATTATAAAACCCCGTTCATACCGCAACATATTTGTCACTTTCCGCAACTACGATACAATAGCTGAATTATGGCGGGGCTGGAGAATAGGCTTGATGGGTGTGATCTGTGGACATGGCTTGAGGTTAATAGAGCTGCAGAATGTAGTCacagaagaggaagaaaagttttga
- the RBG2 gene encoding Rbg2p (similar to Ashbya gossypii AAL134W), whose translation MGIIDKIKSIEEEMARTQKNKATEHHLGLLKGKLARYRQQLLEENASSSGGGGTGFEVSKSGDARVVLIGYPSVGKSSLLSKVTSTKSEVANYAFTTLTSVPGVLKYEGAEIQIVDLPGIIHGASKGKGRGKQVIATARTADLIVMVLDATKSNHQRESLEKELESMGIRLNKDKPNIYFKKKETGGIKITFTSLVRSNLTEDTIRLILRDYRIHNAEVLVRDSACTVDDFIDVLNEQHRNYIKCLYVYNKIDAVSLEEVDRLAREPNTVVISCEMDLGLLDVVEEIWYQLNLNRVFTKKRGIKPDFTDPLVVRNGSTINDLCHQIHRDFKEKFKYALVWGSSAKHSPQKCGLNHKIHDEDVICLFTK comes from the coding sequence ATGGGTATTATTGATAAGATTAAGTCCATAGAGGAGGAGATGGCTCGGACCCAGAAGAATAAAGCTACAGAGCACCATCTGGGTCTTCTAAAGGGTAAACTGGCGAGGTATAGGCAGCAATTGTTGGAAGAGAATGCTTCCTCGTCTGGAGGAGGTGGCACTGGATTTGAAGTTTCGAAGTCAGGTGATGCTCGTGTGGTACTTATCGGATATCCCTCTGTGGGTAAGTCATCGTTGTTGAGTAAGGTGACAAGTACGAAATCAGAGGTTGCAAATTATGCATTCACGACGTTAACCTCAGTACCTGGAGTGTTAAAGTATGAAGGAGCAGAAATACAAATTGTTGATTTACCAGGTATTATACATGGTGCCTCGAAAGGTAAAGGTCGTGGTAAACAGGTAATTGCAACTGCACGTACTGCAGACTTAATAGTAATGGTTTTGGATGCTACCAAGAGTAACCATCAGAGAGAatctttggaaaaagaGTTAGAGTCAATGGGTATACGTTTGAATAAGGACAAGCCTAacatttattttaaaaagaaggagACAGGAGGTATCAAAATTACGTTCACATCTCTAGTGAGATCCAATCTGACTGAGGATACCATCAGGCTTATCTTAAGGGATTATCGTATTCATAATGCTGAAGTTCTCGTTAGAGATAGCGCATGTACTGTTGATGACTTTATTGATGTCCTTAATGAGCAACACAGGAATTACATTAAATGCTTATATGTTTATAACAAGATTGATGCAGTATCTTTGGAGGAAGTAGACAGACTTGCTCGCGAACCTAATACTGTGGTGATTTCGTGTGAGATGGATCTAGGCTTGCTGGACGTTGTAGAGGAAATATGGTACCAATTGAACTTGAACAGAGTTTTTACGAAGAAACGTGGTATAAAACCGGACTTTACAGACCCGTTAGTCGTAAGGAACGGTTCTACAATTAATGATTTGTGTCATCAGATTCACagagattttaaagaaaagttTAAATACGCTCTGGTTTGGGGCTCCTCCGCAAAGCATTCCCCACAAAAGTGTGGTTTAAACCATAAGATACATGATGAAGACGTCATTTGCTTATTTACCAAatag
- a CDS encoding 60S ribosomal protein eL27 (similar to Ashbya gossypii AFR413C 1-intron): MAKFLKAGKVAVIVRGRYAGKKVVIIKPHDDGSKSHQFGHALVAGIERYPLKITKKQGEKKVAKRTKIKPFIKVINYNHLLPTRYTLDVEAFKSVVSTETFEEPSQREEAKKVIKKAFEERHQAGKNQWFFTKLNF, translated from the exons ATGGCTAAGTTCTTGAAAGCTGGTAAAGTTG CTGTTATCGTCCGCGGTCGTTACGCCGGTAAGAAGGTCGTTATCATCAAGCCACATGATGATGGTTCCAAGTCTCACCAATTTGGTCACGCTTTAGTCGCTGGTATTGAGAGATATCCATTGAAGATCACTAAGAAGCAAGGTGAGAAGAAGGTTGCTAAGAGAACCAAGATCAAGCCATTTATCAAGGTGATTAACTACAACCACTTGTTGCCAACCAGATACACTTTGGATGTTGAAGCATTCAAGTCTGTCGTTTCAACTGAGACCTTTGAAGAGCCATCTCAAAGAGAAGAAGCTAAGAAGGTTATTAAGAAggcttttgaagaaagacACCAGGCTGGTAAGAACCAATGGTTTTTCACCAAGTTGAACTTCTAA
- the SDC1 gene encoding Sdc1p (similar to Ashbya gossypii AFR374C), whose protein sequence is MVPGFIHSYTWRKCLMMAKEPMEQKEETQGAITDADNIYTPSGGKIDSQGSGNGAQLSFSDGQQTRDQSRDVGEINTDRINIAETVGGNSTRKYLNTHITPALLKGMRLVALETPEDPLRFLGEYLIAESDRRDNNTAYSREAAAETKIGGIDKGNIN, encoded by the coding sequence ATGGTCCCCGGATTTATACACTCATATACTTGGAGAAAGTGTCTAATGATGGCAAAGGAACCAATGGAGCAGAAAGAAGAGACACAGGGTGCAATAACTGATGCAGATAACATTTATACACCTTCTGGAGGGAAGATTGACTCTCAGGGTAGTGGCAATGGAGCACAGCTGTCTTTCTCTGACGGGCAACAGACTCGAGATCAGTCTAGGGATGTTGGCGAAATCAATACGGATAGAATAAATATTGCTGAAACTGTAGGTGGAAATTCCACACGCAAATATCTGAATACCCATATCACACCTGCACTGCTTAAGGGGATGAGACTTGTTGCTTTAGAGACCCCGGAGGATCCGCTAAGGTTTCTTGGTGAATATCTTATTGCAGAAAGTGATCGTCGTGATAATAATACTGCATACAGCagagaagcagcagcagaaacaAAGATAGGTGGTATAGACAAAGGAAATATAAACTAG
- the MPC54 gene encoding Mpc54p (similar to KLLA0E03377g - Kluyveromyces lactis), which produces MQFMELPESSGNVKAGTSFKLGGKSEVNGAVADGQVDNISTVDDIVTELRKISNWNKSFKEDIKLVDEQVRHTQVELESLVARSANNNRHLKDLLLSTNDVRKLQHLLEGLTQQQEAIKKNSEHELEKLSGMLDGKLSRIVESLRRDEGKYAEQEKELQEYRLKHGELQDLSKCIAKKKDELFELKVDFTTTMELLKVRSEALDSLETRYKALEAQLSEQLLARYKLMQDAVTSSAANAAVPGVSNQPISKITRVTSMLRSKYGTTDTNRRVLSLSSVPTAASARKPYLMSPGSATATNNSDVENDSY; this is translated from the coding sequence ATGCAGTTCATGGAATTACCAGAAAGTAGCGGCAATGTGAAAGCTGGTACGTCTTTTAAGCTTGGTGGTAAGTCAGAGGTCAATGGGGCGGTTGCAGACGGCCAGGttgataatatatctaCAGTCGATGATATAGTGACGGAATTGAGGAAGATCTCCAATTGGAACAAGTCGTTTAAAGAAGATATAAAGTTGGTGGACGAGCAGGTGAGGCATACTCAAGTGGAATTGGAATCGCTTGTAGCTCGAAGCGCGAATAATAACAGACATTTGAAGGATCTTCTGCTGTCGACAAATGATGTACGGAAGTTGCAGCACTTGTTGGAGGGTTTGACTCAACAGCAAGAGGCTataaagaagaattcaGAGCATGAGTTGGAAAAGTTGTCAGGAATGTTAGATGGAAAGTTGTCTCGTATAGTGGAGAGCCTACGGAGAGATGAAGGTAAGTATGCAGAACAGGAGAAGGAATTGCAAGAATACAGACTGAAGCATGGAGAGTTGCAGGATCTAAGCAAGTGTATCGCGAAAAAGAAGGATGAGTTATTTGAATTGAAAGTAGATTTTACCACAACTATGGAACTTCTTAAAGTCCGCTCAGAAGCGTTAGACTCGCTGGAAACAAGATATAAGGCGCTTGAAGCGCAGCTTAGTGAACAGTTGTTAGCACGCTATAAGTTGATGCAGGATGCTGTTACATCTTCCGCAGCGAACGCTGCGGTACCTGGTGTCTCTAACCAGCCAATTTCCAAGATTACACGCGTGACTAGTATGCTGCGGTCGAAGTACGGTACAACAGATACCAACAGACGCGTGTTATCACTTTCTAGTGTGCCAACAGCTGCCAGTGCCCGTAAGCCATATTTGATGTCACCAGGTTCTGCTACAGCGACCAACAACTCAGACGTGGAGAACGATTCATATTAG
- the TLG1 gene encoding Tlg1p (similar to Ashbya gossypii AFR375W), protein MESDPFYQVLEDAKEQLEQLLQHLENSSVVQYSEIQEIINEVEETIQDLDSSVTILSREENSDENEISNRRLRIQSLRDQLAIVKKKAEKGQALNSSTDFLTTEESAAGGIDSIGALQEQMLREQDSHLDNIHHTMQNLHAQATTMGQELHDQSAIMQDLEGGIDTVMSKLSRGRRKLEWIYEQNSERYNDCCVGLLIVILIVLVILSFAV, encoded by the coding sequence ATGGAGAGTGATCCCTTTTACCAGGTTCTAGAAGATGCGAAAGAACAGCTGGAGCAGCTTCTACAGCACTTAGAAAACAGCTCGGTTGTGCAGTATTCAGAGATACAAGAAATAATCAACGAGGTGGAAGAAACTATACAGGACCTAGATAGCAGTGTCACAATACTCAGTCGTGAAGAGAACAGCGATGAGAATGAGATATCAAATCGCCGGTTAAGAATTCAAAGCCTCAGGGATCAGTTGGCAATTGTAAAGAAAAAAGCAGAGAAAGGACAGGCTTTAAATTCCTCTACAGACTTCCTGACCACCGAGGAGAGTGCAGCTGGTGGCATTGACTCTATAGGTGCACTCCAAGAGCAGATGCTACGGGAGCAAGACTCCCATCTTGACAATATTCATCACACAATGCAAAACCTTCACGCGCAGGCGACCACCATGGGCCAGGAGTTACATGACCAGAGTGCCATAATGCAGGACCTTGAAGGCGGAATCGACACCGTAATGTCTAAACTCTCACGTGGACGGCGCAAACTTGAGTGGATCTACGAGCAGAATAGTGAAAGATACAACGATTGTTGTGTTGGACTCCTTATCGTTATTCTCATTGTTCTTGTTATACTTTCCTTTGCTGTTTAA
- the TDA3 gene encoding Tda3p (similar to Ashbya gossypii AFR376W), with translation MATQYVDQLEFSSYPSGKSQGKHHIIIVGAGIIGVCTAYYLTRHPDFDARKYHITVIESKRVAGGASGKAGGLLAMWAFPQQIVPLSFQLHQELSDEYDGENNWDYRRLTTVSLEADVQETFESDCFASRETPSAYDLKVPLPKKKKRSGNSKRPMSSSLSSSAAENEMKQGDVFLTDKDAQESEGECRNPTNLPEDLNWIRTNLVRDWSSLGGTGSTAQVHPYKFCHYLLNKAVETGAVDLILGKVTQILFDDVFTVSGVSYIPNMDNPEEQARVKEVNILDTQQLVLCMGPWTSKILPDCPISGLRAHSITIKPSTGTVSPYAIFTELKIGSNKYFSPEMYARKDEVYVCGEGDTLVELPETTDAVEVVREKCDELYHYVSKLSPNLSKGHILKRQACYLPVLNVPTSSGPLIGETNVEGLYVASGHSCWGINNAPATGKIMSELLLEGEAKSADISALDPGLYFDASVFE, from the coding sequence ATGGCAACGCAGTACGTTGATCAGTTAGAGTTTTCATCTTATCCGAGTGGGAAGTCGCAAGGGAAGCATCACATCATTATAGTTGGTGCTGGAATTATTGGTGTGTGTACTGCTTATTACTTGACGAGACACCCGGACTTTGATGCAAGAAAGTACCATATCACTGTTATCGAGTCTAAGCGGGTGGCCGGAGGTGCCTCTGGTAAGGCAGGAGGGTTATTAGCTATGTGGGCGTTTCCGCAGCAGATTGTGcctctttcttttcaattGCATCAGGAATTGTCCGACGAATACGACGGGGAAAATAACTGGGACTACAGGAGATTAACTACAGTTTCATTGGAGGCAGATGTACAGGAAACATTTGAAAGCGATTGTTTCGCTTCAAGGGAAACTCCGTCAGCGTATGACTTAAAAGTCCCTCTACCTAAGAAGAAAAAGCGATCAGGAAATAGTAAGAGGCCCATGTCCTCTTCTTTAAGCAGTTCTGCTGCTGAGAATGAAATGAAGCAAGGAGATGTGTTTCTGACAGATAAGGATGCTCAGGAATCTGAAGGCGAATGTAGAAATCCTACCAACTTACCAGAAGACCTAAATTGGATTAGAACTAACCTAGTTCGTGATTGGTCGTCTCTTGGGGGGACTGGTTCCACTGCACAAGTACACCCTTATAAATTTTGCCATTATTTATTGAATAAGGCGGTTGAAACAGGTGCTGTTGACTTAATTCTAGGTAAGGTTACTCAaattttatttgatgatgtcTTTACTGTTTCAGGTGTAAGCTATATACCGAATATGGATAATCCAGAGGAACAGGCTAGGGTGAAAGAGGTTAATATCTTGGATACACAACAGTTAGTTCTCTGTATGGGGCCATGGACGTCAAAAATATTGCCGGATTGTCCGATATCAGGACTTAGAGCCCATTCTATTACGATTAAACCCTCAACGGGCACTGTGTCTCCGTACGCAATTTTCACAGAGTTAAAAATTGGCTctaacaaatatttttctcCAGAAATGTACGCAAGAAAGGATGAAGTTTATGTGTGTGGAGAAGGTGATACTCTTGTGGAACTACCAGAAACAACTGATGCTGTTGAAGTGGTGCGTGAAAAGTGCGATGAACTCTACCACTATGTTTCTAAGTTATCTCCAAATCTTTCTAAGGGCCACATCTTAAAAAGACAAGCTTGTTATTTACCTGTTTTAAATGTTCCAACAAGCTCAGGACCATTGATTGGTGAGACGAACGTAGAAGGATTATATGTTGCCTCTGGTCATTCCTGTTGGGGCATCAACAATGCCCCTGCGACTGGTAAAATCATGAGTGAGTTATTGTTGGAAGGTGAGGCTAAGAGTGCAGATATTTCTGCCCTAGATCCTGGGTTATACTTTGACGCTTCTGTGTTTGAATAA